One Anaerolineales bacterium DNA segment encodes these proteins:
- the phoU gene encoding phosphate signaling complex protein PhoU produces the protein MPQGLRATYDRAFLHVQEDILRLGKLVDEAITRALESLQKRDQVLAQQVIEDDENVNALRYQIEESCLALIATQQPAASDLRAVMATMSIVVDLERMADHASGIAKTVILMGDEPLLKPLIDVPRMAKLAKEMLAAILDAYVKRDAKLAREIADRDDEMDRLYRAVFDELVEIMADKPGSVERATFLMWCAHNLERIGDRVTNIAERVVFITTGDIKELNL, from the coding sequence ATGCCGCAAGGTTTGCGTGCTACATACGATCGTGCATTTCTACACGTTCAAGAGGACATCCTGCGCCTGGGTAAGCTGGTGGATGAGGCGATTACGAGGGCGTTGGAAAGCCTTCAAAAACGCGATCAAGTTCTCGCCCAGCAGGTGATCGAGGATGACGAGAACGTCAACGCCTTGCGCTACCAAATCGAAGAATCATGCCTGGCGCTGATTGCCACGCAGCAGCCTGCCGCTTCTGATCTGCGCGCGGTGATGGCGACGATGAGCATCGTCGTCGATCTGGAGCGTATGGCAGATCATGCCTCGGGAATCGCCAAAACCGTGATTTTGATGGGCGACGAACCGCTGCTGAAACCGTTGATCGACGTGCCGCGCATGGCCAAGCTGGCGAAAGAAATGCTGGCGGCGATCCTGGACGCCTACGTGAAGCGGGACGCGAAACTCGCGCGGGAAATCGCCGATCGCGATGATGAGATGGACCGACTCTACCGGGCCGTGTTCGATGAATTGGTCGAGATCATGGCCGATAAGCCGGGCAGCGTCGAGCGTGCGACGTTCCTGATGTGGTGCGCCCACAACCTCGAACGCATCGGAGACCGTGTGACCAACATCGCCGAGCGGGTAGTTTTCATCACCACCGGGGATATAAAGGAGTTAAATCTCTAA
- a CDS encoding phosphate ABC transporter ATP-binding protein, whose translation MSAKQTPTLENDGTEPRPKILIENLTVRYSDGTESLRQINLAIPENAITVLFGPAGGGKSTLLRTINRLNDLADVVELSGHLYLDGRDVLAKDRDVIALRRNIGMVFARPVVLPMSIRQNLTYALELAGVRDSERLNQAVEESLKAAALWQEVEDRLDEPAVRLSGGQQQRLCIARALVLKPEVILLDEPTSGLDPISTGKVESSLHTLKEDYTIVLVPHSVQQAARVADYAAFMLDGRLIEYAEGKLLFTNPKDQRTEDYIEGRFG comes from the coding sequence GTGAGTGCGAAACAAACCCCGACTCTGGAAAACGATGGGACCGAACCGAGACCCAAGATCCTGATCGAGAATCTGACCGTGCGCTACTCGGACGGCACCGAGTCGCTGCGCCAGATCAACCTCGCCATCCCGGAAAACGCCATCACGGTCCTTTTTGGACCCGCCGGCGGCGGTAAATCGACCCTCCTGCGCACCATCAACCGCCTCAACGACCTGGCGGACGTCGTCGAACTTTCCGGACACCTTTACCTCGACGGCCGGGATGTGCTTGCCAAAGATCGCGACGTCATTGCGCTGCGCAGGAACATCGGCATGGTGTTTGCCCGTCCCGTCGTCCTGCCCATGAGCATTCGCCAGAATCTCACCTACGCTTTGGAACTCGCCGGCGTTCGCGATTCGGAACGCCTGAACCAGGCGGTCGAGGAAAGCCTCAAAGCGGCTGCGTTGTGGCAGGAAGTGGAAGACCGCCTCGACGAACCTGCCGTGAGGCTGTCCGGCGGACAGCAGCAGCGGCTCTGCATCGCCCGCGCCCTGGTACTCAAACCGGAGGTGATCCTGCTCGATGAACCTACCTCGGGCCTGGATCCGATCTCGACCGGAAAGGTCGAGAGTTCCCTGCACACCTTGAAGGAAGACTACACCATCGTCCTTGTACCGCATTCCGTCCAGCAAGCGGCGCGCGTGGCCGATTACGCCGCGTTCATGTTGGACGGACGGCTGATCGAATACGCCGAAGGCAAGCTGCTCTTTACCAACCCCAAGGATCAAAGGACAGAAGACTACATCGAAGGTCGTTTCGGCTAA
- a CDS encoding phosphate ABC transporter substrate-binding protein codes for MINGPHITKPYVVFLFLVLLLLIPSCARPAKSSRVVSSSSDTIENKGSDTIVNLALAWAEAYQKIRPEARISVTGGGSGTGIASLINGTVDIANASRKIKPEEVANAEANGIDPVEFVIARDAIAIIVNLENPVDRLSIDQLSDIYSGKINNWLEVGGEDRPIVRLSRETNSGTHVYFLEQVLRKGDKNDRTLFSPDTLLMPSSEGISAEIRQNPNAIGYDGLGYVTDDLKVIAVSAGPDGPYVLPSAESVNNQEYPIARDLYMYTAGQPSGAILEYLDWIRSAEAQAIVKELGFVPIAQ; via the coding sequence ATGATTAACGGGCCGCACATAACGAAGCCGTACGTAGTATTCCTTTTTCTTGTTCTTCTTTTGCTCATCCCCTCATGTGCAAGACCTGCTAAGAGCAGCAGAGTGGTTTCCAGCTCCTCGGACACGATTGAAAACAAAGGTTCAGACACAATCGTCAACCTCGCTCTGGCATGGGCGGAGGCGTACCAGAAAATCCGTCCGGAAGCGCGCATATCTGTCACAGGCGGAGGATCGGGCACGGGAATCGCCTCGCTCATCAACGGCACGGTCGACATCGCCAACGCCTCGCGGAAAATCAAACCCGAAGAAGTAGCAAACGCTGAAGCGAACGGCATCGACCCCGTCGAATTCGTCATCGCCCGTGATGCGATTGCCATCATCGTCAATCTGGAAAATCCTGTCGACCGGCTGAGCATCGACCAGCTTTCCGACATCTACAGCGGCAAGATCAACAACTGGCTCGAAGTGGGTGGTGAAGACCGGCCCATCGTGCGCCTATCGCGGGAGACCAACTCCGGCACCCACGTTTACTTTTTGGAACAGGTCCTGCGCAAGGGCGACAAAAACGACAGGACGCTCTTCTCGCCCGATACGCTGCTGATGCCGTCATCCGAAGGGATCAGCGCCGAGATCCGCCAGAATCCGAACGCCATCGGCTACGACGGCCTGGGATACGTCACGGACGACTTGAAGGTCATCGCCGTTTCAGCCGGTCCCGATGGACCGTACGTTTTGCCATCGGCCGAGAGCGTCAACAATCAGGAATACCCAATCGCACGAGATCTATACATGTACACCGCTGGGCAACCCAGTGGTGCGATCCTGGAATACCTGGATTGGATCCGCTCTGCCGAGGCGCAAGCCATCGTCAAGGAACTGGGCTTCGTCCCAATCGCACAATGA
- a CDS encoding L-threonylcarbamoyladenylate synthase — MRRKTQVLPEGDSQAIARALEILQGGGLVAFPTDTVYGLGARVHDAGAIQRIFRVKGRVHTKAIPVLLAGADEISKVALSLPSNAEQLASRFWPGPLTIVVWRKPDLPEELSVDKTVGLRVPDHRLALQLLTVAGPLAVTSANRSGDPSPCTAEDVFTALEGRIELILDGGKTPGGEPSTVVDCTRAVPQILRPGPISEEEILRVLR, encoded by the coding sequence ATGAGAAGAAAGACGCAGGTCCTTCCCGAGGGTGATTCGCAAGCCATCGCCCGTGCGCTGGAAATTCTTCAGGGTGGCGGCTTGGTGGCCTTTCCCACGGACACGGTGTATGGACTGGGCGCCCGCGTGCACGACGCCGGGGCGATCCAACGGATCTTCCGCGTCAAAGGTCGTGTGCATACGAAAGCGATTCCCGTCCTGCTGGCGGGTGCGGACGAGATTTCGAAGGTCGCACTCAGCCTGCCCTCGAATGCGGAACAGCTCGCGAGCCGTTTCTGGCCGGGACCTTTGACGATCGTCGTCTGGCGCAAGCCCGATTTGCCCGAAGAACTCAGCGTGGACAAGACGGTCGGCCTCCGGGTTCCGGACCACCGTCTTGCGCTGCAACTGCTTACCGTCGCCGGACCGCTGGCAGTGACTTCGGCGAACCGTTCCGGCGACCCGAGCCCTTGTACGGCGGAAGACGTTTTCACGGCGCTGGAGGGACGCATCGAGCTGATTTTGGATGGCGGAAAAACACCCGGTGGAGAGCCTTCTACGGTTGTGGATTGCACGCGCGCCGTGCCCCAGATTCTGCGGCCGGGGCCGATCAGCGAGGAAGAAATTCTCCGCGTTTTGCGCTAA
- the prmC gene encoding peptide chain release factor N(5)-glutamine methyltransferase, whose amino-acid sequence MKYPATVRSALDVSRSALGHRSETPNLDGQLLLGQILDRSRSWLMAHPESKLEEEHGLEFLNLLDRCVQGEALPHVLGWWEFYGRRFRLDGSVLIPRPETELMVDAALEYHRETSHPLTVVDVGTGSGCVAITLACEIQDLRVYATDVSLDALRVARKNVRLHGVDRFVRLICADLASPLVRTGGFDLLCANLPYIPEDELGDLHVAQREPRIALDGGEDGLAVVRRLVDALPSIMSPQGRALFEIGTGQAQSIQQYVSHALPQHRVQIRSDYAGRPRLVIVDR is encoded by the coding sequence GTGAAATACCCCGCTACCGTACGCTCGGCGCTCGACGTGAGCCGCAGCGCTTTAGGACATCGCAGCGAAACCCCGAACCTGGACGGCCAACTGCTTCTCGGCCAGATCCTGGATCGTTCCCGATCCTGGCTAATGGCGCACCCGGAAAGCAAACTCGAAGAAGAACACGGGCTTGAATTCCTTAACTTGCTGGATCGCTGCGTGCAGGGAGAGGCGCTGCCCCACGTGCTGGGTTGGTGGGAATTCTACGGCAGACGCTTCCGGCTCGACGGCTCCGTGTTGATCCCTCGGCCCGAAACGGAACTCATGGTAGACGCGGCACTCGAATACCATCGGGAGACTTCCCATCCGCTGACCGTCGTGGATGTGGGCACCGGATCGGGGTGTGTGGCAATAACGCTGGCTTGCGAGATTCAAGATTTGCGAGTCTACGCTACCGACGTATCTTTGGATGCGCTGCGCGTCGCGCGGAAAAATGTGCGCCTGCATGGGGTCGACCGGTTCGTACGCCTCATCTGTGCGGATTTGGCTTCGCCACTTGTACGCACGGGAGGTTTCGATCTGCTGTGTGCCAACCTTCCCTACATTCCGGAAGATGAGTTGGGCGATTTGCACGTTGCGCAGCGCGAACCGCGGATCGCGCTCGACGGCGGTGAGGACGGACTGGCCGTCGTACGCCGTCTGGTGGATGCACTGCCCTCGATCATGTCCCCGCAAGGGCGTGCACTCTTCGAGATCGGGACGGGGCAGGCGCAATCCATTCAGCAGTATGTTTCGCACGCCCTGCCGCAGCATCGTGTGCAGATCCGATCAGATTACGCCGGCCGGCCTCGTTTGGTGATCGTGGATCGATGA
- the prfA gene encoding peptide chain release factor 1, producing MLDKLAGVEERLQALDEELAHAGDDHQLVAELARERAELEPVVSAYREYLALSDELEQAISLRDSDDPEMRDLAQEEVERLESKRDALESELKSMLIPRDPRDQRNVIMEIRAGTGGDEATLFAADLYRMYARYAEGRGWQVEIMSSNETGVGGFREIIFMVKGRGAFSRLKHESGVHRVQRVPTTESQGRIHTSTATVAVLAEADEVEIKIPEKDIKMDVYRSAGAGGQSVQKNSTAVRLTHLPTGMVVQCQDERSQLQNRMRAMSILRARLYEIALEKQQKKEEATRRAQVGTGERSEKIRTYNFPQSRVTDHRINLSSYNLPAVLDGDLDEFIDELTTQEEAERLQAIEDES from the coding sequence ATGCTGGATAAATTGGCGGGCGTCGAAGAGCGCCTGCAGGCCCTGGACGAGGAATTGGCGCATGCCGGTGACGATCACCAGCTCGTCGCCGAATTGGCGCGCGAACGGGCGGAGCTGGAGCCCGTCGTTAGCGCCTACCGCGAATATCTGGCTTTGAGCGACGAACTCGAGCAGGCGATCAGCCTGCGCGACAGCGACGACCCGGAGATGCGTGATCTCGCACAGGAAGAAGTCGAAAGGCTCGAATCGAAGCGGGACGCCCTCGAATCCGAGTTGAAATCCATGTTGATCCCTCGCGATCCGAGGGACCAGCGCAACGTGATCATGGAAATCCGCGCCGGAACCGGCGGAGACGAGGCAACGCTTTTCGCAGCCGATCTCTACCGCATGTACGCCCGCTACGCCGAAGGCCGCGGCTGGCAGGTGGAAATCATGTCCTCCAACGAGACCGGCGTCGGCGGTTTCCGGGAGATCATCTTCATGGTCAAGGGGCGCGGGGCGTTCTCGCGCCTGAAGCACGAATCCGGCGTGCACCGCGTTCAACGCGTGCCCACCACCGAGTCGCAGGGACGCATCCACACTTCGACGGCCACCGTCGCCGTGTTGGCGGAAGCCGATGAGGTCGAAATCAAGATCCCGGAGAAAGACATCAAGATGGACGTCTACCGCTCGGCGGGCGCGGGAGGGCAGAGCGTGCAGAAGAACTCCACCGCCGTGCGCCTGACGCATCTTCCCACCGGCATGGTCGTGCAGTGCCAGGACGAACGCTCCCAGCTGCAGAATCGCATGCGGGCCATGAGCATCCTGCGGGCGCGCCTGTATGAAATCGCGCTCGAGAAACAGCAGAAGAAGGAAGAGGCCACGCGCCGTGCACAGGTGGGGACGGGAGAACGCTCGGAAAAAATCCGCACCTATAACTTCCCCCAGTCTCGCGTGACCGATCACCGCATCAATCTATCTTCGTATAACCTCCCCGCGGTACTTGACGGCGACCTCGACGAGTTCATCGACGAATTGACCACGCAGGAAGAGGCCGAGCGCTTGCAAGCCATAGAAGACGAATCGTGA
- the pstA gene encoding phosphate ABC transporter permease PstA, with translation MTDSASTPSKAKPRNTKRRNLIQRLGYTGLILAAIITVTPIILIVVYIYSRGLPAISLEFLTAMPKDGMRAGGIFPAIVGTFWLTIGTGVIAVPLGVGAAIYLSEYAPDNRWTRTIRIAIINLAGIPSVVYGLFGLGLFVLFLHFGTSILAGSLTLAIMTIPVIISTSEEALRAVPNSFRVVSISVGGTRWQTIRRVVLPQALPGILTGVILGLERAAGETAPILFTVAAFFLPRLPSSIFDATMALPYHLFVISTQVPGMPVKIQYGTAVVLLTFVLAMNSVATVIRSRARARRQW, from the coding sequence ATGACCGATTCCGCCAGCACACCTTCCAAGGCCAAGCCGCGCAACACCAAACGGCGCAACCTGATTCAACGCCTGGGCTATACCGGCCTGATCCTCGCCGCCATCATCACCGTCACGCCCATCATCCTGATCGTCGTTTACATCTACAGCCGCGGGCTGCCCGCGATCTCGCTCGAATTTCTCACCGCCATGCCGAAGGACGGCATGCGGGCGGGAGGCATTTTCCCTGCGATCGTGGGTACGTTTTGGCTGACGATCGGCACCGGCGTGATCGCCGTGCCCCTGGGAGTCGGCGCCGCCATCTACCTCTCCGAATATGCGCCGGATAACCGCTGGACGCGCACCATCCGCATCGCCATCATCAACCTGGCTGGCATTCCCTCCGTGGTGTACGGCCTGTTCGGGCTGGGTCTTTTCGTCCTCTTTCTCCATTTCGGCACGAGCATCCTCGCCGGATCGCTCACCCTGGCCATCATGACCATACCGGTGATTATCAGCACGTCGGAAGAAGCGCTGCGCGCCGTCCCGAACAGCTTCCGTGTGGTGAGCATCTCCGTCGGGGGCACCCGCTGGCAGACCATCCGGCGCGTGGTGCTGCCGCAAGCGCTGCCCGGCATTCTCACCGGGGTGATTCTGGGGCTCGAACGAGCGGCGGGGGAAACGGCGCCCATTTTGTTCACCGTCGCTGCCTTCTTTCTACCCAGATTGCCGTCGTCGATCTTCGACGCCACGATGGCACTGCCCTACCACCTCTTCGTGATTTCCACCCAGGTTCCGGGAATGCCGGTGAAAATTCAATACGGCACGGCGGTCGTCCTGCTCACATTTGTTCTTGCAATGAACAGCGTGGCGACGGTCATCCGCTCACGGGCCAGAGCGAGGCGGCAATGGTGA
- the pstB gene encoding phosphate ABC transporter ATP-binding protein PstB has product MQTNRKYSVHDVDFYYGEFKALSQISMEILEREVTALIGPSGCGKSTFLRCLNRMNDTIANTRIEGTILLDGEDIYEEDMDVVDLRQRVGMVFQKPNPFPQSIFDNVAFGPRVLGLTTSRAELEEIVETSLKRAAIWEVVEDDLYESALDLSLGEQQRLCIARVIAVEPEVILMDEPTSALDPIATLEIENLVRQLKERYTIVIVTHNMQQAARVSEKTGLFWLGELVEFDETPKIFTRPQEERTEAYVTGRVG; this is encoded by the coding sequence ATGCAAACGAACAGAAAATATTCCGTCCATGATGTTGACTTTTACTACGGTGAATTCAAAGCCTTGAGTCAAATCTCCATGGAGATCCTCGAGCGTGAGGTGACGGCACTGATCGGACCCTCCGGTTGTGGTAAATCGACGTTTCTGCGCTGCCTGAATCGGATGAACGATACGATCGCCAACACGAGGATCGAGGGGACGATTCTGTTGGACGGGGAAGACATCTATGAAGAAGATATGGATGTTGTCGATCTCCGCCAGCGCGTCGGCATGGTCTTCCAGAAACCGAATCCCTTCCCGCAGTCCATATTCGACAACGTGGCGTTCGGCCCGCGGGTTTTGGGACTGACCACTTCGCGCGCCGAACTGGAAGAGATCGTGGAGACTTCGCTGAAACGCGCCGCGATTTGGGAGGTGGTCGAAGATGATTTGTATGAAAGCGCCCTCGACCTTTCGTTGGGGGAACAGCAGCGTCTTTGCATCGCACGCGTGATCGCCGTCGAACCGGAGGTCATCTTGATGGACGAACCAACGTCGGCGCTCGATCCCATCGCGACGCTGGAGATCGAGAATCTGGTGCGCCAGCTCAAAGAACGCTACACCATCGTGATCGTGACGCACAACATGCAGCAGGCCGCGCGGGTTTCGGAGAAAACGGGATTGTTCTGGTTGGGTGAATTGGTGGAATTCGATGAGACACCGAAGATCTTCACTCGGCCACAGGAAGAGCGCACAGAGGCCTACGTGACGGGCCGCGTTGGGTAG
- the pstC gene encoding phosphate ABC transporter permease subunit PstC, whose amino-acid sequence MQSRSWKEFLITRMIKISGYSAIIFVVMIFIFLLREGSATIVEVPLKDLFSTRWYPIEGYFGILPLISGSIIVTIGATLIAVPLGVCCAIFIAEIAPRWVREFLKPLVELLAGLPSVMLGFLGILVIAPAVRQILNVPTGLTAFTGALLLAGMAIPTIVSVAEDSLDSVPRTYRDAALAMGATKWQTIWRVTLPAARSGVLTAVMLGVGRAIGETMTVMMVTGNAPVMPTGLGSLFRPVRTMTATIAAEMGEVANGSVHYHTLFFIGIVLFVISLLINLVAARIVFRQQKRAERILS is encoded by the coding sequence ATGCAATCTCGCAGCTGGAAAGAATTCCTCATCACCCGCATGATCAAGATTTCAGGGTATTCGGCGATCATCTTCGTGGTCATGATTTTCATCTTCCTCCTGCGAGAAGGTTCGGCAACAATCGTCGAAGTCCCCCTCAAAGACTTGTTCAGCACGCGCTGGTATCCCATCGAAGGTTATTTTGGAATTCTGCCGCTCATCAGCGGTTCGATCATCGTCACCATCGGCGCCACGCTGATCGCCGTGCCCCTGGGAGTCTGTTGTGCGATCTTCATCGCCGAGATCGCACCCCGCTGGGTGCGTGAGTTTCTCAAACCCCTGGTCGAGTTGCTCGCCGGCCTGCCTTCGGTGATGCTCGGATTTCTGGGCATCCTGGTGATCGCACCGGCAGTGCGCCAGATTCTCAACGTTCCCACGGGACTGACCGCCTTCACCGGTGCGCTGCTTCTCGCTGGAATGGCCATTCCCACCATCGTCAGCGTCGCCGAAGACTCGCTGGATTCCGTGCCGCGCACCTACCGCGACGCAGCCCTGGCCATGGGCGCCACGAAGTGGCAGACGATCTGGCGCGTGACCCTTCCCGCAGCCCGCTCCGGTGTGCTCACGGCCGTGATGCTCGGTGTCGGACGCGCCATCGGCGAGACGATGACCGTGATGATGGTTACCGGCAACGCCCCCGTGATGCCCACGGGACTCGGCTCGCTCTTTCGGCCCGTGCGCACGATGACGGCCACCATCGCAGCCGAGATGGGTGAGGTCGCCAATGGCAGTGTCCACTACCACACTTTGTTCTTCATCGGCATCGTACTCTTCGTGATATCGCTGCTGATCAACCTGGTCGCAGCGAGAATCGTTTTCCGCCAGCAGAAACGTGCCGAGAGGATTTTGTCTTAG
- a CDS encoding alpha/beta hydrolase-fold protein, with translation MLSLTACRPATVDATNPSTMSSPTRPSPTISPNVAAPTATATGSPTPHPCTQQPGEVIRSQVVDSSLPRPFPFRIYLPACYDEGSGRTYPSLYMLHGLAKDDSEWDTLGIDETADLLISDGSAPPFIIVMPFHATGIDLETALADVLVPFIDEQYRTILDPDFRSIGGLSRGGGLALRIGLQNPNLFHAIGMHSPANVSSREYITRRVDQIPADVQLHLWIDIGDHDPLLESTQLLISWLEDLGMDPLTFVNTGFHDSNYWSQHLESYLKWYVGTWPTGN, from the coding sequence ATGCTGAGCCTAACGGCTTGCCGGCCGGCAACAGTAGACGCCACAAACCCGAGTACGATGTCCAGCCCCACTCGCCCATCTCCCACGATCAGCCCAAATGTGGCTGCGCCGACGGCGACGGCCACGGGCAGCCCAACCCCACATCCCTGCACGCAGCAGCCGGGCGAGGTGATCCGCAGCCAGGTCGTCGATTCCAGTTTGCCCCGCCCATTCCCCTTCCGTATCTACCTTCCTGCTTGCTACGATGAAGGTAGCGGAAGGACGTATCCGAGTCTCTACATGCTGCACGGTCTGGCGAAGGACGATTCAGAGTGGGATACGCTGGGAATCGACGAAACCGCCGACCTGCTCATATCGGATGGCAGCGCGCCGCCGTTCATCATCGTCATGCCCTTCCACGCCACGGGCATCGATCTCGAAACCGCACTCGCCGACGTCCTCGTCCCCTTCATCGACGAACAATACCGCACGATCCTCGATCCTGATTTCCGCTCGATCGGTGGGCTCTCCCGGGGTGGAGGACTGGCGCTGCGGATCGGCCTGCAAAACCCGAATCTGTTCCACGCCATCGGGATGCACAGCCCGGCCAACGTTTCAAGCCGCGAATACATCACGCGCCGGGTCGATCAAATCCCAGCGGACGTCCAGTTGCACCTGTGGATCGACATCGGCGATCACGATCCGCTTCTGGAATCCACACAACTGCTGATTTCCTGGCTGGAGGACCTCGGGATGGATCCGCTGACCTTCGTGAACACCGGTTTTCACGACAGCAACTACTGGTCCCAACACCTCGAAAGCTATCTCAAATGGTACGTCGGGACCTGGCCGACAGGAAACTGA